The Nitrosomonas communis genome has a segment encoding these proteins:
- a CDS encoding type I restriction endonuclease, whose amino-acid sequence MLIDGVPVEVEIDGQKRGDRVRLIDFDHPEQNRFLVVNQYMVQGAKQPRRPDLVCFINGLPIAVIELKNPAAEQANIWSAFNQLGTYKAEITDLLIYNEALVISDGLHARVGSLTADRERFLPWRTIRNENDRPLLELELEKVVRGFFAPELLLDFLRYFILYEQTDDGLIKKIAGYHQFHAVREAVRVTVIAATQPQVETNQMKEERATYGKQVVPGSRKGGIVWHTRARARASQWCALPAN is encoded by the coding sequence TTGCTCATCGATGGTGTACCTGTAGAGGTAGAGATTGATGGCCAGAAGCGTGGTGACCGCGTGCGCCTGATCGATTTTGATCATCCAGAGCAGAACCGCTTTCTGGTAGTCAATCAATACATGGTGCAGGGAGCCAAACAGCCGCGTCGACCTGATCTGGTGTGTTTCATCAACGGCTTGCCAATTGCGGTCATCGAGCTGAAGAACCCTGCTGCTGAGCAGGCGAATATCTGGTCGGCCTTCAATCAACTGGGAACCTACAAAGCAGAGATTACTGATCTGCTTATCTACAACGAGGCACTGGTAATCTCCGACGGTCTTCACGCGCGTGTTGGATCGCTCACGGCAGACCGCGAGCGCTTTCTGCCGTGGCGCACGATCCGTAATGAAAATGATCGTCCCTTACTGGAGCTTGAGTTGGAGAAGGTGGTGCGTGGTTTCTTCGCGCCTGAACTACTGCTGGATTTTCTGCGGTATTTCATTCTCTATGAGCAGACCGATGATGGTCTAATCAAGAAGATCGCGGGTTATCATCAATTTCACGCCGTGCGTGAGGCAGTGCGTGTCACCGTCATTGCTGCCACACAACCACAGGTAGAAACAAACCAGATGAAAGAGGAACGCGCTACTTATGGCAAGCAGGTAGTGCCAGGTTCACGCAAGGGCGGCATCGTCTGGCATACCAGGGCTCGGGCAAGAGCATCTCAATGGTGTGCTTTACCGGCAAACTGA
- a CDS encoding type I restriction endonuclease subunit R yields the protein MQRAEMQNPTIVVITDRNDLDGQLFQTFVDARSLLKEIPQQAEDREQLRTLLAGRPSGGIIFTTVQKFSPEKDKDQFPCLTERTNIVVIADEAHRSQYGFRAVLDKKSGKYKYGFAKHLRDALPYATFVGFTGTPVETDDKDTRAVFGDYVSIYDIQDAVDDGATVPIYYESRLARLDINQAQIEQLSEQVEEIFEDEENIALREAAKTKWAALEKLVGAKPRIKQVAADIVQHFDARNAAVEGKGMIVTMSREICVHLYNAIVSLRPQWHSPDPVQGAIKIIMTGSAADTELMRPHIYSAATKKQLEKRFKHPKDPLKLVIVRDMWLTGFDVPCLHTMYIDKPMRDHNLMQAIARVNRVFRDKEGGLVVDYIGIAAELRRALKIYTDSRGKGQPTLDTAEALAKLKELMEIARSLLHGFDYAAYRIQATTLLLPAANFVLGLEDGKKRWADVVLAITKAFSLCGTLDDAITLREEIAFFQAIKSVIAKATETDKKLSEDHKHAVLRQILDNAVVAEGVEDVFKLAGLERPDIGILSDGLLEEVRNLPQRNFAVELLQKLLNDEIKSRSRANVILEKKFSDRLQEALNRYRSRAIESSQVIEELIQMAKEFREAAKRGEHLGLNESELAFYDALTDNESAVRELGDEILKKIAHELTEKLRHSTTVDWQKRESVRARLRNLVRITLRRYKYPPDRQEEAIRLVLEQAERLSDQWTK from the coding sequence ATGCAACGAGCGGAAATGCAGAATCCGACGATTGTCGTGATCACCGACCGCAATGATCTGGATGGGCAACTGTTCCAGACCTTCGTTGATGCACGTTCATTGTTGAAAGAAATCCCGCAGCAAGCAGAAGATCGCGAGCAATTACGTACATTATTGGCAGGGCGACCATCCGGCGGCATCATTTTTACCACCGTACAGAAGTTTTCACCAGAGAAAGACAAAGATCAATTCCCGTGCCTGACTGAGCGCACCAATATCGTGGTGATTGCCGATGAAGCGCACCGTTCGCAATACGGCTTTCGCGCAGTGCTCGACAAGAAGTCAGGCAAATACAAGTATGGCTTCGCCAAGCATCTGCGTGATGCCCTGCCCTACGCCACCTTTGTCGGTTTTACCGGCACGCCGGTGGAAACGGATGATAAGGATACCCGTGCGGTGTTCGGCGACTATGTCAGCATCTACGACATCCAGGATGCGGTGGATGACGGTGCCACAGTACCGATCTATTATGAAAGCCGCCTGGCCAGGCTGGATATCAATCAGGCGCAGATTGAGCAACTCAGCGAGCAGGTTGAGGAAATCTTCGAGGATGAAGAAAACATCGCGCTGCGCGAGGCAGCCAAAACCAAGTGGGCCGCACTGGAAAAGCTCGTGGGTGCGAAGCCGCGTATCAAGCAAGTGGCAGCGGATATCGTGCAGCACTTTGACGCACGCAATGCGGCTGTGGAAGGCAAAGGCATGATCGTGACCATGAGCCGTGAAATTTGCGTTCACCTCTATAACGCCATCGTCTCGCTACGGCCGCAATGGCACAGTCCTGATCCGGTTCAAGGGGCAATCAAGATAATCATGACCGGCTCGGCAGCAGATACCGAGTTGATGCGACCTCATATCTATAGCGCCGCTACCAAGAAGCAATTGGAAAAGCGTTTCAAACATCCCAAAGATCCGCTGAAGCTGGTGATCGTGCGTGATATGTGGTTGACCGGCTTTGATGTGCCCTGCCTACATACCATGTATATTGACAAGCCGATGCGCGACCACAACCTGATGCAGGCCATCGCCCGCGTCAACCGTGTGTTCCGTGATAAGGAAGGCGGGCTGGTAGTCGACTATATCGGCATCGCCGCTGAGCTGCGCCGTGCATTGAAAATCTATACTGACAGCCGGGGCAAGGGTCAGCCCACCCTTGATACTGCGGAAGCGCTGGCCAAACTCAAGGAGCTGATGGAGATAGCGCGCAGCCTGCTGCATGGTTTTGACTATGCCGCCTATCGCATTCAGGCGACAACCTTGCTGCTGCCCGCTGCCAATTTTGTGCTGGGACTGGAAGATGGCAAGAAACGCTGGGCTGATGTGGTACTAGCGATTACCAAGGCTTTTTCACTGTGCGGTACGCTGGATGACGCCATCACACTACGGGAAGAGATTGCTTTCTTCCAGGCTATCAAGAGCGTGATCGCCAAAGCCACCGAAACCGATAAGAAATTGTCGGAGGATCACAAGCACGCAGTACTCAGGCAGATTCTGGACAATGCGGTGGTGGCCGAAGGCGTGGAGGATGTCTTCAAGCTGGCGGGACTGGAACGGCCAGACATTGGCATCCTCTCCGATGGCCTTCTGGAAGAGGTACGCAATTTACCGCAGCGCAACTTTGCGGTGGAACTGCTGCAGAAACTGCTCAATGATGAGATCAAATCCCGCAGCAGAGCCAACGTGATTCTAGAGAAGAAATTCAGCGATCGCCTGCAGGAGGCGTTAAATCGTTACCGCAGCCGTGCCATTGAAAGTTCCCAGGTAATTGAAGAGCTAATTCAGATGGCCAAGGAATTCCGTGAAGCGGCCAAACGCGGCGAGCATCTGGGACTGAATGAATCGGAGCTCGCTTTCTATGACGCGCTGACCGACAACGAAAGCGCAGTACGTGAGCTGGGCGACGAGATCCTGAAAAAAATCGCGCACGAACTGACCGAGAAGCTGCGCCACAGCACCACGGTTGACTGGCAGAAACGCGAAAGTGTCCGTGCGCGCCTGCGTAATCTGGTGCGCATCACCCTGCGCCGCTATAAATATCCACCCGATCGACAGGAAGAAGCTATCAGGCTAGTTTTAGAACAGGCTGAACGGCTATCTGACCAATGGACGAAATAG
- a CDS encoding DUF2191 domain-containing protein, translating into MDEIGIDNDDSALTGITNLEIEENDIMRTTLYINDELLNKDQHITGLTEKNTLAREVTCLDQARKYLRRYGLKAASQS; encoded by the coding sequence ATGGACGAAATAGGCATTGATAATGACGATAGCGCGTTAACTGGCATCACTAACTTAGAAATAGAGGAGAATGACATTATGCGTACTACTTTGTATATAAATGATGAATTGCTAAACAAAGATCAGCATATTACCGGTTTAACCGAAAAGAATACTTTAGCACGAGAAGTTACGTGTCTTGATCAAGCAAGAAAATATCTGCGACGGTACGGCTTGAAGGCAGCGAGCCAAAGCTAA
- a CDS encoding ferritin-like domain-containing protein — translation MSLDKDKAVALLNQIMELELAGVVRYTHYALMVYGYNRIPIVEWLNKQAEEGLLHARKAGELVTLLGGHPSLAIGPLLETHEHDNSLACSVPVGDILQESLAHEDKSLNLYYQLLELAQGKSVLVEEYARSQIVAEEMHADEVKKMLRQPCAT, via the coding sequence ATGAGCTTAGATAAAGATAAAGCGGTCGCCTTATTGAATCAAATCATGGAACTCGAGCTGGCCGGTGTGGTACGTTATACGCACTACGCCTTGATGGTATACGGCTATAACCGTATACCTATCGTGGAGTGGTTAAATAAACAAGCTGAAGAAGGATTGCTGCATGCGCGCAAGGCGGGTGAGCTTGTCACCCTACTAGGAGGACATCCCTCGCTCGCCATCGGGCCTTTGCTGGAGACACACGAGCACGATAATAGTCTAGCCTGTTCGGTCCCGGTCGGCGATATCTTGCAGGAATCCCTTGCTCATGAAGATAAGTCGCTGAATCTCTATTATCAACTGCTGGAATTGGCTCAAGGTAAATCTGTCTTGGTAGAGGAGTATGCGCGCAGTCAAATTGTGGCAGAGGAGATGCATGCTGATGAAGTTAAAAAGATGCTGCGTCAACCCTGCGCAACATGA
- a CDS encoding peroxiredoxin: MSVLVTCPAPDFTKPAVLPDGSFDENFNFHTHIRNKYAVLFFYPLDFTFVCPSEIIAHSHRAKDFQQRNVEVIGVSVDSHFTHYAWRNTPITKGGLGPIDITLVADLGGEVMNAYGVAHPNHVALRGSFLIDKQGIVRHQVVNDLPLGRDVDEMLRMVDALRFHEEHGEVCPAGWKSGQPGMKASPEGVAEYLSNHGDKL, encoded by the coding sequence ATGTCTGTACTCGTCACATGTCCTGCACCTGATTTTACTAAACCTGCTGTCTTACCTGATGGCAGCTTTGATGAGAATTTTAATTTTCATACTCATATCCGTAACAAATACGCCGTTCTGTTTTTCTATCCGCTGGATTTTACTTTTGTCTGCCCCTCGGAAATCATTGCACATTCCCATCGGGCGAAAGATTTCCAGCAACGTAATGTAGAAGTAATTGGTGTCTCTGTCGATTCACACTTCACGCATTACGCCTGGCGCAATACCCCTATCACCAAAGGTGGACTGGGTCCAATTGATATTACACTGGTGGCTGATTTAGGCGGCGAAGTGATGAATGCCTATGGGGTCGCCCATCCCAATCATGTTGCGCTACGCGGCTCTTTCCTGATCGATAAACAAGGTATTGTACGGCATCAGGTCGTCAATGATCTGCCACTCGGACGTGATGTCGATGAAATGTTGCGCATGGTTGACGCCCTGCGCTTCCATGAAGAGCATGGTGAAGTTTGCCCAGCTGGCTGGAAAAGCGGACAACCTGGCATGAAAGCAAGTCCTGAAGGAGTAGCAGAATACCTCAGCAACCACGGGGACAAATTGTAA
- a CDS encoding flavin monoamine oxidase family protein — protein MSDSMQLDTVIIGGGITGLYACYQLYKQKGPGHRIALFEKSERFGGRIETVEMDGFLAEFGPMRFEKKGQPLLMSLIQELKLATCYFPPYTPATNLEALFDLEKDEGRISHGHPFNALELLSLGILRVLGQSGGDLNNPRDTRHWEWWADLDEAFYHRVRNEFTFNGISLYQTGFWNVLSEVLSHNALKKIIEYGTFYHFIHQNPSAAEWINFWLRGLHPEDELVGIRQGTEALVTELVKLFSLSQYPSIQLYRNYCLTAIYQDENNHLRLTLETPHHESITVRTRHLVLAIPQSSLKKLLPFFPDAIGRIINGVIPVPLLKCFFVTKTPWWNAKTKPQTRASSIPARELHYYYREEVDQKRGMVMVYGDAPSMNYWKLFVKNEPHERAEINHDERLIEQYLQYLTPHPASLSPKERKEQAQAITCFGIRDWGKEPFEAGCHIWKPGILVDQSIATLASFGVTDSISQRNIHICGEAYSDFQGFIEGGLRSVLTILKHIN, from the coding sequence ATGAGTGATTCGATGCAGCTGGATACCGTCATTATCGGAGGAGGGATTACCGGCCTTTACGCGTGTTATCAATTATATAAGCAGAAAGGACCTGGGCATAGAATAGCCCTCTTCGAAAAATCTGAGCGATTTGGTGGGCGCATCGAGACCGTCGAGATGGATGGGTTCCTGGCAGAATTTGGTCCCATGCGCTTTGAGAAAAAAGGTCAACCGCTTCTTATGAGTCTTATCCAGGAATTAAAACTGGCAACCTGTTATTTTCCACCCTATACCCCAGCCACTAATCTGGAAGCACTCTTTGATCTGGAAAAAGATGAAGGCCGTATTTCTCATGGACACCCATTTAATGCGCTTGAGCTTTTAAGTCTGGGCATATTGCGGGTTCTTGGACAAAGTGGTGGTGATTTAAACAATCCGCGAGATACACGGCACTGGGAATGGTGGGCTGACCTGGATGAAGCTTTCTATCACCGCGTCAGAAATGAGTTTACTTTTAATGGAATCTCACTTTACCAAACCGGCTTCTGGAATGTATTAAGTGAGGTGTTGAGCCACAATGCCCTTAAGAAAATTATTGAATATGGTACATTTTACCATTTTATCCACCAAAATCCCTCTGCCGCAGAGTGGATCAATTTCTGGCTCAGAGGATTGCATCCTGAAGATGAGCTGGTTGGCATTAGGCAGGGAACCGAAGCACTGGTCACTGAGTTAGTAAAATTATTCTCTTTGTCTCAATACCCTTCGATTCAGCTTTACAGGAATTATTGTTTGACTGCCATTTATCAAGATGAAAATAATCATCTTAGATTGACTCTGGAAACGCCCCATCACGAAAGCATCACTGTGCGCACTCGCCACCTCGTGCTGGCGATTCCGCAGAGCTCTTTAAAAAAACTCTTACCCTTTTTTCCCGATGCTATTGGGCGCATCATTAACGGAGTTATCCCTGTTCCATTATTAAAATGTTTTTTTGTCACAAAAACACCCTGGTGGAACGCCAAAACCAAACCACAAACTCGTGCCTCGTCCATTCCAGCCCGAGAGCTCCATTATTACTACCGTGAAGAAGTCGATCAAAAACGGGGCATGGTGATGGTTTATGGCGATGCCCCTTCCATGAATTATTGGAAGCTTTTTGTTAAAAATGAACCTCATGAAAGAGCAGAAATCAATCACGACGAGCGACTTATCGAACAATACCTGCAATATTTAACCCCGCACCCTGCAAGCCTCAGCCCAAAAGAACGGAAAGAACAGGCACAGGCTATTACCTGTTTCGGCATCCGTGACTGGGGCAAAGAACCCTTCGAAGCGGGCTGCCATATCTGGAAGCCAGGGATACTCGTTGATCAGTCAATCGCTACGCTGGCAAGTTTTGGTGTAACTGATTCTATCTCCCAGAGGAATATTCATATCTGCGGCGAAGCTTATTCTGATTTCCAGGGATTCATTGAAGGAGGGCTTCGCTCAGTTCTCACTATACTCAAGCACATAAACTAA
- a CDS encoding SMR family transporter codes for MQQWIFLSLAILSEVIATSFLKATEGFTRFCPSLVVVVGYLLAFYLLSLTLKTIPVGIAYAIWSGAGVVLIAIIGWLFLEQSLDIPAIIGLLLIVAGVLIINVFSKTVSH; via the coding sequence ATGCAACAATGGATTTTTCTTTCGCTCGCTATTCTGAGCGAAGTAATTGCCACCTCATTCCTCAAGGCAACAGAAGGATTTACTCGCTTTTGTCCCTCGTTGGTCGTCGTGGTTGGATACTTGCTGGCTTTTTACCTTTTATCCCTCACACTCAAAACAATCCCGGTAGGTATCGCCTACGCTATCTGGTCAGGGGCAGGAGTGGTACTCATTGCGATTATCGGGTGGCTATTTTTAGAACAATCCCTCGATATACCAGCCATTATTGGCCTATTGCTGATCGTTGCAGGTGTCCTGATCATTAATGTCTTTTCCAAAACGGTTTCCCATTAA
- a CDS encoding pyridoxal-dependent decarboxylase: MNAMLMNRRQSLGLSGPTALMATCYPNITPGHALLSHPQQPSAELLKSMKELPKQKNMLLGYPLNMATPPEEFFVWRKELFSAGLNQFGFNNVGNPYAHSHIPFNSHLFERELINRFGTVYGFSQDNVWGFLSNSGTDSNMHGLYMGRTLLRSQTGVMPKIYFTREAHYSIQILTDLLNLEWVVVGTDRDGSMDIDDLERQLKANANYPALVVATIGTTFKGAVDSIDGIQAKLKGRTAYLHLDAALFGGYLPHTQFAAELLHEISDEGTGRKVKRYDSIAVSCHKFFGFPAPAGLFITTRANFEMFLTQFGQIHDPEYILQIPGTITCSRDAMKAAEFYFFSSEAAFSKQAADAKSMLDNTTYLLKEMMAHYDYLQPVRANPQSNTIYFRKPGDTVVNRYSLAAMGVEIDKEHVPHVHVVVMPHASKEILDQFLTDLGKKEE; the protein is encoded by the coding sequence ATGAACGCTATGTTGATGAATCGACGGCAATCTCTTGGTTTGAGTGGCCCTACTGCCCTGATGGCTACTTGCTACCCCAATATAACGCCGGGTCATGCTCTTCTGTCTCATCCGCAACAACCTTCTGCTGAACTGCTAAAAAGTATGAAAGAGTTGCCAAAGCAAAAAAATATGCTTCTGGGGTATCCACTCAATATGGCTACGCCGCCGGAGGAGTTTTTCGTCTGGCGTAAAGAGTTATTTTCAGCTGGTCTTAATCAGTTTGGTTTTAACAACGTCGGCAATCCCTACGCTCATAGCCATATCCCTTTTAATAGTCATCTGTTTGAAAGAGAGCTTATAAACCGGTTCGGAACAGTGTATGGTTTTTCACAAGACAATGTCTGGGGTTTTCTCAGCAATAGTGGTACTGACAGCAATATGCACGGACTGTACATGGGCCGTACGTTGCTAAGAAGCCAGACAGGGGTGATGCCTAAAATATATTTCACGAGAGAAGCGCATTACTCCATCCAAATTCTCACAGATTTATTGAATCTGGAATGGGTAGTAGTCGGTACCGATCGCGATGGCAGCATGGATATAGATGATCTGGAAAGGCAATTGAAAGCAAATGCCAATTATCCTGCTTTGGTAGTGGCAACGATTGGCACAACTTTCAAAGGTGCGGTCGATTCCATAGACGGTATCCAAGCAAAGCTTAAAGGCCGCACAGCTTATCTTCATCTGGATGCAGCGTTGTTTGGGGGTTATCTGCCGCATACCCAGTTTGCGGCTGAGCTATTGCATGAGATCTCAGATGAGGGAACAGGGAGAAAAGTAAAACGTTATGATTCTATTGCCGTCTCATGTCATAAATTCTTCGGATTCCCTGCACCAGCAGGCTTATTTATCACGACCAGAGCAAACTTTGAGATGTTCCTTACCCAGTTTGGTCAGATTCATGATCCTGAATATATTCTGCAGATTCCTGGAACGATTACTTGTTCGCGCGATGCGATGAAAGCTGCCGAGTTTTATTTTTTCAGCTCGGAAGCGGCTTTTAGCAAGCAAGCTGCTGATGCCAAAAGCATGCTGGATAATACGACCTATTTATTAAAGGAAATGATGGCGCACTACGATTATTTACAGCCTGTGAGAGCCAACCCGCAATCCAATACGATTTATTTCAGAAAACCAGGTGATACCGTGGTCAATCGCTATAGTTTGGCGGCGATGGGAGTGGAGATCGATAAGGAACATGTTCCTCATGTGCATGTGGTCGTGATGCCGCATGCCAGCAAGGAAATTCTGGATCAATTTCTAACTGATCTGGGTAAAAAGGAGGAGTAA
- a CDS encoding DUF2780 domain-containing protein, producing MKTIRLISAFFSLSITLLVPGHANAVDLGQLPSASETLEQGRQVLPGSEAAKTAVPAEIPATGLTKELMQQFGVNQRQAEAGAGSLFQLAKTKMSAEDFTALTDAVPEVPHLMTVAPPPSPLGGAGMTATFLEIGMKPEMVKNFIPTIVQYVESSGGSAVAAALKAALMSGM from the coding sequence ATGAAAACAATCAGATTGATAAGTGCATTTTTTTCGTTGAGTATTACGCTATTGGTGCCCGGTCATGCCAACGCGGTCGATTTGGGGCAACTCCCAAGTGCTAGTGAAACTTTAGAGCAGGGTAGACAAGTTTTGCCAGGCAGCGAGGCTGCAAAAACGGCTGTGCCAGCCGAGATTCCTGCGACTGGACTGACCAAGGAATTAATGCAGCAATTTGGCGTCAATCAGCGGCAAGCTGAAGCGGGGGCGGGTTCTCTGTTCCAGTTAGCCAAAACCAAAATGTCAGCAGAGGATTTTACCGCGCTGACTGATGCAGTTCCTGAAGTACCCCATTTAATGACGGTTGCACCGCCGCCAAGTCCACTTGGAGGAGCTGGTATGACAGCTACTTTCTTGGAAATTGGCATGAAGCCTGAAATGGTCAAAAATTTTATACCTACCATAGTGCAATATGTTGAAAGTAGTGGCGGCAGTGCCGTGGCGGCCGCACTTAAAGCTGCATTGATGAGTGGCATGTAG
- a CDS encoding THUMP domain-containing protein, which produces MKDWNVVVTIAENGFKQAFSLLSQYDHVAKTPFRNVLTLKVENTETFLKSFLQDMQKDPAYRRVFCRVIPCTHCFFFQTLSAFEEKAKQCIQSFLPQLAHRSFHVRMHRRGFYGTIKSQDEAGLLGDYLNEQLRSQGAEGKVTFDDPDVILDVEIVAQQAGFSLWTREQRNCYPFLKLG; this is translated from the coding sequence ATGAAAGATTGGAACGTTGTGGTCACTATCGCAGAAAATGGCTTCAAGCAAGCTTTCTCTTTACTATCCCAGTATGATCATGTGGCAAAGACACCTTTTCGCAACGTGCTTACCCTCAAGGTTGAGAATACCGAAACATTTCTCAAATCTTTTCTCCAGGACATGCAAAAAGATCCAGCTTATAGGCGCGTATTCTGTCGAGTCATTCCTTGTACTCACTGCTTCTTTTTTCAGACACTCTCAGCATTCGAGGAAAAGGCCAAACAGTGCATTCAGTCATTTCTGCCCCAATTGGCCCATCGCAGTTTTCATGTACGTATGCATCGGCGTGGGTTCTATGGCACAATAAAAAGCCAGGATGAAGCCGGTTTACTCGGCGACTATCTGAATGAGCAATTACGATCACAAGGAGCTGAGGGCAAAGTAACATTTGATGATCCTGACGTAATTCTGGATGTTGAAATCGTCGCACAGCAGGCAGGCTTCTCGTTATGGACCCGTGAACAACGCAACTGCTATCCGTTCTTAAAATTGGGATAA
- a CDS encoding CapA family protein, whose amino-acid sequence MKRRDFLIQSSAALLTLTTDIEKAMAITDSEASTQKTPITLFLCGDVMTGRGIDQILPHPSKPQLYEPYVQNAQEYVELAEEINGKIPRPVSFDYIWGDALVELEKIAPDARIINLETSITTSDEFWVNKGIHYRMHPQNMPSLTVAKIDCCVLANNHVLDWGYAGLTETLRILTNAHIKTAGAGANLQAAQSRAILDIPLKGRIIIISCGTESSGIAYEWAASARKAGVYFLTDLSRKTVDQIATLVRQNKHPGDIVIVSIHWGGNWGYRIPEEHIDFAHMLIDSAEIDLLHGHSSHHPIGLEVYKEKLILYGCGDFLNDYEGIGGHEHYRGDLSLMYFASIAPATGKLVSLEMVPLQIKYFRLNRTSAEDAYWLQRILDEHSSKLNCRIELTSDQKLKAVY is encoded by the coding sequence ATGAAACGACGCGATTTTCTAATCCAATCATCCGCAGCTCTCCTGACATTGACTACCGATATCGAGAAAGCAATGGCAATAACCGACTCTGAAGCATCCACGCAAAAAACGCCCATTACACTATTTTTATGCGGTGATGTGATGACGGGTAGAGGAATCGATCAAATATTGCCTCACCCCAGCAAACCGCAATTATATGAACCCTATGTACAAAATGCGCAAGAGTATGTCGAACTGGCCGAAGAAATCAATGGCAAAATTCCCAGACCGGTAAGCTTCGATTATATTTGGGGCGATGCGCTGGTTGAACTGGAAAAAATAGCACCCGATGCACGCATAATTAATCTGGAAACGAGCATTACTACCAGCGATGAGTTTTGGGTGAATAAAGGCATCCACTACCGCATGCATCCTCAAAATATGCCCTCTCTCACCGTTGCAAAGATTGATTGCTGTGTACTGGCAAATAATCATGTACTGGACTGGGGATATGCCGGTTTGACCGAAACCTTACGCATCCTGACAAATGCTCACATCAAAACTGCCGGTGCCGGTGCAAACTTGCAGGCAGCACAATCGCGGGCTATTTTAGATATTCCCTTAAAAGGAAGAATCATTATCATTTCCTGTGGCACGGAATCCAGCGGCATTGCGTATGAATGGGCAGCTTCGGCCAGGAAAGCAGGTGTTTATTTTTTAACCGATTTATCCCGCAAAACGGTTGATCAAATTGCAACGCTCGTGCGTCAGAACAAGCACCCTGGCGATATTGTCATTGTTTCCATCCACTGGGGCGGAAATTGGGGTTACCGTATTCCCGAGGAACACATTGATTTTGCTCACATGCTGATTGATTCTGCCGAGATAGACTTGCTGCATGGACATTCTTCCCATCACCCTATCGGACTGGAAGTGTACAAAGAAAAACTTATTTTGTATGGATGCGGTGATTTCTTGAATGATTATGAAGGCATAGGTGGTCACGAGCATTATCGCGGCGACTTATCCCTGATGTATTTTGCCAGCATTGCACCTGCTACGGGTAAATTGGTTAGCTTGGAAATGGTGCCGTTGCAAATCAAGTATTTCCGGTTGAACCGCACTTCAGCAGAAGATGCATATTGGCTGCAGCGTATCTTGGATGAACACAGCAGCAAACTCAATTGCAGAATCGAACTCACATCAGACCAGAAACTAAAAGCTGTTTACTAG